A single region of the Pseudomonas solani genome encodes:
- the bamB gene encoding outer membrane protein assembly factor BamB — protein MRDVMRWKFAALLAMAVLAAGCSSNSKKELPPAELPDITEEVQLKEVWSRSIGEGQGDSYNMLVPSVDGDVIYAGDVEGLVVAIDRMSGDKLWEQELDLPVSGAVAAGYGLVLVGTLKGQVIALDASTGEEKWRARVNGEVLAPPATNGDVVVVQTQNDTLFGFDAATGEQRWIYENTPAVLTLRGTGAPIVTNRLAVAGLSSGKVIALDVQRGLPIWEQRVAVPQGRSELDRVVDIDGGLLLSGGTLYVATYQGRVAGLDLDSGRVLWQREASSYVGVAQGFGNVYVSQASGTIEGIDERSSSALWSNESLARRQLSAPEVFSSYVAVGDFEGYLHLLSQVDGHFVGREKIDGDGLRARPLVIGDMLYAFGNGGKLVALTIR, from the coding sequence ATGCGTGACGTGATGCGCTGGAAATTTGCCGCACTGCTGGCCATGGCCGTTCTGGCCGCAGGTTGCAGCAGCAATAGCAAGAAGGAACTGCCGCCTGCCGAACTGCCCGACATCACCGAAGAGGTCCAGCTCAAAGAAGTCTGGAGCCGCTCCATCGGCGAAGGTCAGGGTGATTCTTACAACATGCTGGTCCCCTCCGTGGACGGCGATGTCATCTATGCCGGTGACGTCGAAGGCCTGGTGGTCGCCATCGACCGCATGAGCGGCGACAAGCTCTGGGAACAGGAGCTGGACCTGCCGGTATCCGGCGCGGTCGCTGCAGGCTACGGCTTGGTGCTGGTCGGTACCCTCAAGGGCCAGGTGATCGCCCTCGACGCCAGCACTGGCGAAGAGAAGTGGCGTGCCCGGGTCAACGGTGAAGTCCTCGCTCCGCCGGCCACCAACGGTGACGTGGTGGTGGTACAGACCCAGAACGACACCCTGTTCGGCTTCGACGCAGCGACCGGTGAGCAGCGCTGGATCTACGAAAACACCCCCGCCGTGCTGACCCTGCGTGGTACCGGTGCGCCGATCGTGACCAATCGCCTGGCCGTTGCCGGCCTGTCGTCGGGCAAGGTCATCGCCCTCGACGTGCAACGCGGCCTGCCCATCTGGGAACAACGCGTCGCCGTGCCGCAAGGCCGTTCCGAGCTGGATCGCGTGGTCGACATCGACGGTGGCCTGCTGCTGTCCGGTGGCACCCTGTACGTCGCCACCTACCAGGGCCGCGTCGCGGGTCTGGACCTGGACAGCGGCCGTGTGCTTTGGCAGCGCGAAGCCTCCAGCTACGTGGGCGTTGCCCAGGGCTTCGGCAACGTCTACGTGAGCCAGGCCAGCGGCACCATCGAAGGCATCGACGAGCGTTCCTCCTCGGCGCTGTGGAGCAACGAATCCCTGGCCCGTCGCCAGCTTTCGGCTCCGGAAGTGTTCTCCAGCTACGTGGCTGTCGGCGACTTCGAAGGCTACCTGCACCTGCTGAGCCAGGTGGATGGTCACTTCGTGGGCCGCGAGAAGATCGACGGCGACGGCCTGCGTGCCCGTCCGCTGGTGATCGGCGACATGCTGTATGCCTTCGGAAACGGCGGGAAGCTGGTCGCGCTGACCATCCGCTAA
- a CDS encoding YfgM family protein produces the protein MSTRTEDEELAAIKDWWQRNGKPLLTGGALALVVVFGWQAWQKHQTNQAQGASQVYQQLLETALNPSGKPDAGKVAELATKLKTDFGGTHYAQYGSLFVAKVAVESGKLDDAAAELKAVVDKPADATLGELARQRLARVLAAQGKVDDALKLLEGDASKSYLASREELKGDLLVQLGRSDEAHAAYEKAKAALPEDAAVGGLQMKLDDLAKGDA, from the coding sequence GTGAGCACGCGTACCGAAGATGAAGAGCTGGCGGCGATCAAGGATTGGTGGCAGCGCAATGGCAAGCCCCTGCTCACCGGCGGCGCCCTCGCGCTGGTGGTGGTCTTCGGCTGGCAGGCCTGGCAGAAGCACCAGACCAACCAGGCCCAGGGCGCGTCCCAGGTCTACCAGCAATTGCTGGAAACCGCGCTGAATCCGTCCGGCAAGCCCGACGCCGGCAAGGTCGCCGAACTGGCCACCAAGCTCAAAACCGATTTCGGCGGTACCCACTACGCCCAGTACGGCAGCCTGTTCGTCGCCAAGGTGGCGGTCGAATCCGGCAAGCTCGATGACGCTGCCGCCGAACTCAAGGCCGTGGTGGACAAGCCTGCCGACGCCACCCTCGGCGAGCTGGCCCGTCAGCGCCTGGCCCGTGTCCTGGCTGCCCAGGGCAAGGTCGACGACGCGTTGAAGCTGCTCGAAGGCGATGCCAGCAAGTCCTACCTGGCCAGCCGTGAAGAACTGAAAGGCGATCTGCTGGTACAGCTGGGTCGTTCCGACGAGGCGCATGCCGCCTATGAGAAAGCCAAGGCCGCCCTGCCGGAAGATGCAGCGGTCGGTGGCTTGCAGATGAAGCTCGACGACCTGGCCAAAGGGGATGCGTGA
- the hisS gene encoding histidine--tRNA ligase, with the protein MSKTLQAIRGMNDILPEQTPAWRYLERTLADLLDSYGYREVRLPILEFTELFARGIGEGTDVVDKEMYTFLDRNEESLTLRPEGTAGCVRAVLEHGMTGGGQVQKLWYAGPMFRYEKPQKGRYRQFHQIGVEVFNLPGPDIDAELIVLTWRLWKKLGLGDAVTLQLNSLGSSEARVAYREALVTYLQERFDRLDEDSQRRMTTNPLRILDSKVPETQALLVDAPRLHDYLDAESVAHFEGLKARLDAVGIRYEINQKLVRGLDYYSRTAFEWVTDKLGSQGTVCGGGRYDGLITQFGGKPTPGVGFAMGVERLVLLLETLELIPAELNAPAHAFICAFGEPAELAALALAEQLRDAVPGLRLLVNSGAGSFKSQFKKADKSGARFALILGEDELANRVVGFKPLRDDSEQQNIAWDALAERLAACIDQA; encoded by the coding sequence GTGAGCAAGACGCTGCAAGCCATCCGTGGCATGAACGACATCCTGCCGGAGCAGACCCCTGCCTGGCGGTATCTGGAACGCACCCTGGCAGACCTGCTGGACAGCTACGGCTACCGTGAAGTCCGCCTGCCGATCCTCGAGTTCACCGAACTCTTCGCCCGCGGCATCGGCGAAGGCACCGATGTGGTCGATAAGGAGATGTACACCTTCCTCGACCGCAACGAAGAATCCCTGACCCTGCGCCCCGAAGGCACCGCGGGCTGCGTGCGTGCGGTGCTTGAGCACGGCATGACCGGCGGCGGCCAGGTGCAGAAGCTCTGGTACGCGGGCCCGATGTTCCGCTACGAGAAGCCGCAGAAAGGCCGTTATCGCCAGTTCCACCAGATCGGCGTGGAAGTCTTCAACCTGCCCGGCCCGGACATCGACGCCGAGCTGATCGTGCTCACCTGGCGCCTGTGGAAGAAGCTCGGCCTCGGCGACGCCGTGACCCTGCAGCTCAACAGCCTGGGTTCCAGCGAGGCGCGTGTCGCCTACCGCGAGGCCCTGGTGACCTACCTGCAGGAGCGCTTCGACCGTCTCGACGAAGACAGCCAGCGCCGCATGACCACCAACCCGCTGCGCATCCTCGACAGCAAGGTGCCGGAAACCCAGGCCCTGCTCGTCGACGCCCCGCGCCTGCACGACTACCTGGACGCCGAGTCCGTGGCCCACTTCGAAGGCCTCAAGGCGCGTCTCGACGCAGTCGGCATCCGCTACGAGATCAACCAGAAGCTGGTGCGCGGGCTGGACTACTACAGCCGCACCGCCTTCGAATGGGTCACCGACAAGCTCGGCTCCCAGGGCACCGTCTGCGGCGGTGGTCGCTATGACGGCCTGATCACCCAGTTCGGCGGCAAGCCGACCCCGGGTGTTGGCTTCGCCATGGGCGTCGAGCGCCTGGTGCTGCTGCTGGAAACCCTGGAGCTGATCCCCGCCGAGCTCAACGCCCCGGCGCATGCCTTCATCTGCGCATTCGGCGAGCCTGCCGAACTCGCGGCCCTGGCGCTGGCCGAGCAGCTGCGCGACGCCGTTCCCGGCCTGCGCCTGCTGGTCAACTCCGGTGCTGGCAGCTTCAAGAGCCAGTTCAAGAAAGCCGACAAGAGCGGCGCGCGCTTCGCCCTGATCCTGGGTGAGGACGAACTGGCCAACCGCGTGGTAGGTTTCAAACCCCTGCGCGACGACAGCGAACAACAGAACATCGCCTGGGACGCTCTCGCAGAGCGCCTGGCGGCCTGCATCGATCAGGCTTGA